Proteins encoded by one window of Girardinichthys multiradiatus isolate DD_20200921_A chromosome 14, DD_fGirMul_XY1, whole genome shotgun sequence:
- the LOC124880110 gene encoding solute carrier family 12 member 3-like, with translation MGQFASKSNARGVHFSTNEEGPPRYSSHHFQGNTVHRSNGLQIPPTIVVSDEESSTSEHRGSRAELRRSSVYSTMDQIPHLEHYANSLPRQIMKTRPSFETLRKTFEVEKNEMDSASTSDSGSLPAPEMGNEESQGLPEKPPVRFGWIIGVMVRCMLNIWGVILFLRLSWITSQAGIVLTCIIIIMSVSVTTVTALSISAIATNGRVVSGGVYFMISRSLGPEIGGPIGMVFSFANALACALNTVGFAEVVRDMMHELGTVIVDKVNDVRIVGAVTVTILLFITLAGMAWESKAQILFFVVLMIAFANYFVGTVIPPGIDKQAIGFFGYRGDIFVENLTPSFRGPQGSFFQIFAIFFPAATGIMSGANISGDLKDPATAIPKGTLLAIFWTTLSYLAIAVTIGGCAVRDASGNQSHLMTGNSTDGCVGLACNMGWNFTDCIQSQSCQFGIANSVKILGQVSGFYYFMIAGVFAATLSSALGFLVSAPKIFQRLCKDKIYPYIEFFEKGYGKNNEPLRAYLLCYIIAMAFILIAELNTIAGLISNFFLCSYCLINLSCFHATITNSPGWRPSFKYYNKWTALFGTVMSIALMFLMTWWAALVTFCIIIFLFGYVSYKKPKINWGSSVQASTYNMALSYSVSLTGVEDHVKNFRPQCLVLTGPPNQRPALVDFVGSFTKRISLMICGDIILDGKAQPQETTDSLDEWLNKRKVRSFYAALSADNFRTGAKQLLQASGLGKLKPNTLVLGFKTKWRDSAPESIEDYISTIYDTFDYNYCLCILRMMDGLDISDDLEFEVNQGFEPDEDVENQDHQTNEEDTADDMSDEGSSDQINTVFQNNQGKKTIDVYWIADDGGLTLLVPYLITRRRRWRRCKVRVFIVGDEQSMEESRNEMLFLLRRFRLHVSDVIVMTDIEKHPHPKSLSRFVDSVAPFRLHDEQQEGVSVQELRQSAPWKISDKEFEAFKLKSETKVRLNEIIRKNSQQTALVLVSLPVPQSDCPSALYMAWLDTLTSGLHCPAVLIRGNQENVLTIYCQ, from the exons ATGGGACAGTTTGCATCTAAAAGTAATGCCCGAGGTGTGCACTTTTCCACCAATGAGGAGGGACCTCCCAGGTACTCTTCACATCATTTTCAAGGCAACACTGTACATCGAAGTAATGGCCTTCAAATTCCTCCAACCATCGTCGTCTCCGATGAGGAATCCAG TACATCAGAGCATCGTGGTTCGAGGGCAGAGCTGCGCCGGTCCTCCGTCTATAGCACCATGGACCAGATACCCCACCTGGAGCATTATGCCAATTCTTTGCCACGTCAGATAATGAAGACCAGGCCTTCTTTTGAAACCCTCCGCAAGACATTTGAG GTTGAGAAGAATGAAATGGATAGTGCATCCACCTCTGACTCAGGGAGCCTGCCAGCACCAGAAATGGGAAATGAAGAGTCTCAAGGTCTTCCGGAGAAACCTCCAGTTAGATTTGGCTGGATAATCGGGGTCATG GTTCGTTGCATGCTGAATATTTGGGGGGTCATCTTGTTCCTCCGTCTGTCATGGATCACCTCTCAGGCAGGCATTG TGTTGACTTGTATAATAATCATCATGTCTGTGTCGGTGACCACGGTGACTGCGCTGTCAATCTCTGCTATTGCCACCAATGGGAGGGTGGTCTCAG GAGGCGTATATTTCATGATCTCCCGTTCCTTGGGTCCTGAAATTGGAGGACCAATTGGGATGGTTTTCTCCTTTGCAAATGCTCTGGCCTGTGCACTCAACACTGTCGGTTTCGCAGAGGTGGTCCGTGATATGATGCAT GAACTGGGTACCGTTATAGTGGATAAAGTCAATGATGTTCGTATTGTGGGTGCGGTCACAGTCACAATTCTTCTCTTTATTACACTGGCTGGAATGGCGTGGGAGTCCAAG GCTCAGATTTTGTTCTTCGTGGTTCTTATGATAGCCTTTGCAAACTACTTTGTGGGCACAGTAATCCCTCCAGGCATTGATAAACAGGCTATTGGCTTCTTTGGATACCGAG GCGATATTTTTGTTGAAAACCTCACACCAAGCTTCCGAGGTCCTCAAGGCAGTTTTTTCCAGATATTTGCCATTTTCTTTCCTGCTGCCACTGGAATTATGTCTGGAGCCAACATCTCTGGAGATCTAAAG gACCCTGCAACAGCTATCCCAAAGGGTACCCTGTTGGCAATTTTCTGGACAACACTCAGTTACCTGGCGATAGCAGTAACTATTG GTGGATGTGCAGTGAGGGATGCCTCTGGGAATCAAAGTCACCTCATGACCGGAAACAGCACGGATGGCTGTGTGGGACTGGCGTGTAATATGGGTTGGAACTTCACAGACTGTATCCAGTCCCAGTCCTGTCAATTTGGGATCGCCAACAGTGTAAAG ATACTTGGGCAAGTCTCCGGTTTCTACTACTTCATGATTGCTGGTGTTTTCGCAGCCACTTTGTCTTCTGCCCTGGGTTTTCTTGTCTCTGCACCAAAAATCTTTCAG CGTCTGTGCAAGGACAAAATATACCCGTACATCGAATTCTTTGAGAAAGGTTATGGGAAAAACAATGAGCCACTTCGGGCTTATTTACTCTGCTACATTATTGCAATGGCCTTCATTCTTattg CTGAGCTGAATACCATTGCAGGTCTCATCTCCAATTTCTTCCTATGTTCCTATTGCCTTATAAACCTCAGTTGTTTTCATGCAACCATCACCAATTCCCCTG GCTGGAGGCCATCATTTAAGTACTACAACAAATGGACCGCTCTGTTTGGAACTGTAATGTCAATAGCTCTGATGTTTCTAATGACCTGGTGGGCTGCACTTGTGACCTTCTGCATCATCATCTTCCTTTTTGGATATGTCAGCTACAAGAAACCGA AGATAAACTGGGGTTCATCAGTCCAGGCAAGCACGTACAACATGGCCTTGTCATACTCTGTCTCTCTGACTGGTGTGGAGGATCATGTGAAGAATTTCAG ACCACAGTGCCTAGTGCTGACAGGGCCCCCGAACCAACGACCTGCACTGGTGGACTTTGTTGGCTCCTTCACTAAGCGAATAAGCCTTATGATCTGTGGAGATATTATACTG GACGGGAAGGCACAGCCTCAGGAGACTACAGACAGTTTGGATGAATGGCTGAACAAGAGGAAGGTGCGGTCATTCTACGCTGCTCTCTCTGCTGACAACTTCAGGACTGGAGCTAAACAGCTGCTACAG GCATCTGGTCTCGGTAAACTGAAACCCAATACTCTGGTCCTGGGCTTCAAGACAAAGTGGAGGGACAGTGCTCCTGAAAGCATTGAAGACTATATCAGCACCATTTA tGACACATTTGACTATAACTACTGTTTGTGCATCTtgaggatgatggatggactgGATATCTCTGATGATTTAGAATTTGAAG TCAACCAGGGCTTTGAGCCAGATGAAGACGTGGAAAATCAGGACCACCAAACCAATGAGGAGGATACAG CTGATGATATGTCTGATGAAGGCAGCAGTGATCAGATCAACACCGTGTTTCAAAATAACCAAGGAAAGAAGACCATTGATGTCTACTGGATAGCAGATGATGGAG GTCTGACTTTACTGGTGCCCTACCTGATAACCAGGAGGAGACGCTGGCGCAGATGCAAGGTCAGGGTTTTCATCGTGGGAGATGAACAAAGCATGGAGGAGAGTCGCAATGA gatGTTGTTTCTGCTGAGGAGGTTTCGTTTGCATGTTAGTGACGTCATAGTCATGACAGACATTGAGAAACACCCTCATCCAAAGAG CCTGAGCCGGTTTGTGGACAGTGTCGCCCCCTTCAGGCTGCACGATGAGCAGCAGGAAGGCGTCTCAGTGCAAGAATTGAGACAAAGTGCTCCATGGAAGATATCTGACAAAGAATTTGAGGCCTTCAAACTGAAG TCTGAGACAAAAGTGAGGCTGAACGAAATAATTCGGAAGAATTCACAACAGACTGCTCTTGTTCTAGT GAGCCTTCCAGTTCCTCAAAGTGACTGCCCCAGTGCTCTGTATATGGCCTGGCTGGATACACTGACAAGTGGCCTTCACTGCCCTGCTGTGCTAATACGAGGAAACCAAGAGAACGTCCTGACGATATACTGCCAGTAA